The Bacillus spongiae genome includes a region encoding these proteins:
- a CDS encoding energy-coupling factor transporter transmembrane protein EcfT, which translates to MMEKIVIGRYVPQNSIIHRLDPRSKLLFVFLFIVVVFLANNGITYGVLALFTFSLVLLTKISYVFLVNGLKPVLWLIVFTFLLHVFFTKEGSVVIDIGLLKVYEEGLRQGIFISLRFLLLIIVTSLLTLTTTPISLTDGLEALFGPLKKINMPVHEIALMMSISLRFIPTLMEETDKIMKAQSARGSDLASGSIKGRLQAVVPLLIPLFVSSFKRAEDLAIAMETRGYRGGEGRTKYRQLNWKLSDTVSLLSLLAVALVLYLLRS; encoded by the coding sequence ATGATGGAAAAGATTGTTATTGGTCGGTATGTACCACAGAATTCCATCATCCATCGCTTGGATCCAAGGTCGAAGTTATTGTTTGTTTTTTTATTTATCGTTGTGGTCTTTTTAGCTAATAATGGAATAACATATGGAGTTTTAGCTTTATTTACCTTTTCACTTGTGTTACTGACCAAAATTTCATATGTATTTCTAGTAAATGGCTTAAAGCCTGTTCTCTGGTTAATTGTATTTACTTTCCTTTTACATGTTTTTTTCACAAAAGAAGGAAGTGTGGTTATTGATATTGGCCTTTTAAAAGTTTATGAAGAAGGATTACGCCAAGGAATCTTTATTTCGCTGCGGTTCCTCTTATTAATTATCGTGACTTCGCTTTTAACGCTAACGACAACGCCCATCTCTTTAACGGATGGATTAGAAGCATTATTTGGTCCCTTAAAGAAAATAAACATGCCGGTGCACGAAATTGCGTTAATGATGTCGATTTCTTTACGCTTTATCCCAACTTTGATGGAAGAAACCGATAAAATAATGAAAGCGCAATCGGCCAGAGGTTCTGATTTGGCCAGTGGAAGTATAAAAGGAAGACTTCAAGCAGTAGTGCCACTATTAATTCCACTGTTTGTTAGTTCTTTTAAGCGTGCAGAAGATTTAGCCATCGCAATGGAGACACGCGGGTATCGAGGTGGAGAAGGACGAACAAAATACCGTCAGCTGAACTGGAAGCTTTCTGACACAGTATCTCTTTTATCCCTATTAGCTGTAGCCCTTGTTTTGTATTTATTACGTTCTTAA
- the rpsK gene encoding 30S ribosomal protein S11 — translation MARKTNTRKRRVKKNIEAGIAHIRSTFNNTIVTITDVHGNAISWSSAGALGFRGSRKSTPFAAQMAAETTAKTAMEHGLKTLEVTVKGPGAGREAAIRALQAAGLEVTAIKDVTPVPHNGCRPPKRRRV, via the coding sequence ATGGCACGTAAAACTAATACTCGTAAGCGTCGTGTGAAAAAGAATATCGAAGCTGGTATTGCTCACATTCGCTCTACTTTTAATAACACTATCGTAACGATTACTGACGTACACGGTAATGCGATTTCTTGGTCTAGTGCAGGTGCGCTTGGATTTAGAGGTTCTCGTAAATCTACTCCATTCGCTGCACAAATGGCAGCTGAAACAACAGCAAAAACTGCTATGGAGCACGGTTTAAAAACTTTAGAAGTTACTGTTAAGGGTCCTGGTGCAGGTCGTGAAGCAGCTATTCGTGCGCTTCAAGCAGCTGGTCTAGAAGTAACAGCTATTAAAGATGTTACTCCTGTTCCTCATAACGGATGCCGTCCACCAAAACGTCGTCGTGTTTAA
- the truA gene encoding tRNA pseudouridine(38-40) synthase TruA, whose translation MQRVKCIVSYDGTLFSGYQVQPSKRTVQLELEKALKQIHKGTDVRITASGRTDAGVHALGQVFHFDTPLTIAENRWTIALNSLLNKEIVVLHSEFVPQDFHARYSVQKKEYRYKLNISPFPSPFTRNYAYHFPFPLNVAEMQKAADLLTGTFDFSSFCSAKTEVNDKVRSIYKISIKKTEDEVCFSFVGNGFLYNMVRIMTGTLIEVGQGKRRADDMVRLLALKDRQVTGKTAPAHGLYLWKVWYTNDN comes from the coding sequence ATGCAACGAGTGAAATGTATAGTAAGCTATGATGGAACTTTATTTTCCGGTTACCAAGTACAACCATCAAAGAGGACGGTTCAACTAGAGCTAGAAAAGGCCTTAAAGCAAATTCATAAGGGGACTGATGTACGCATTACGGCCTCTGGTAGAACAGATGCCGGAGTACATGCACTTGGACAAGTATTTCATTTTGATACACCTTTAACCATTGCTGAAAATCGATGGACAATCGCTTTAAATTCTCTACTTAACAAAGAAATTGTTGTTCTTCACAGTGAATTTGTGCCACAAGATTTTCATGCAAGATACTCTGTTCAAAAAAAGGAGTATCGATATAAATTGAATATAAGTCCATTCCCAAGTCCATTTACACGAAATTATGCTTATCATTTCCCATTTCCCTTAAATGTAGCTGAAATGCAAAAAGCAGCGGATCTCCTAACGGGAACGTTCGATTTTTCTAGCTTTTGTTCTGCAAAGACAGAGGTGAATGATAAAGTTCGCAGCATTTATAAAATATCAATTAAAAAAACCGAAGATGAAGTATGTTTTTCCTTTGTTGGAAATGGTTTTTTATATAATATGGTCCGGATTATGACGGGAACACTAATTGAAGTTGGACAAGGAAAGCGAAGAGCAGACGATATGGTCCGGCTATTAGCTTTAAAAGATCGACAGGTCACGGGGAAAACTGCTCCAGCTCACGGGCTA
- a CDS encoding energy-coupling factor ABC transporter ATP-binding protein, with protein sequence MDITLQNVSYSYGVGSPFERRALHEVSFQIPSGEYVAIIGHTGSGKSTLLQHLNALLRPTSGQVEIGKFVIQSNEKSKKLKEIRQKVGIVFQFPEHQLFEETVLKDVMYGPLNFGVPPREAERRAREYIQQVGLSEEVLTKSPFDLSGGQMRRVAIAGVLAMQPDVLVLDEPTAGLDPRGRKEIMDMFDLLHQQEKLTTILVTHSMEDAAKYAEKLIIMNNGRVVKQGTPREIFSDVEMLKSFGLNIPEFVRFQHQFEMKMGKKLPTTCLSIEELASLIADMVERGGQA encoded by the coding sequence ATGGATATCACACTTCAAAATGTAAGCTATTCATATGGTGTCGGTAGCCCTTTTGAGAGAAGGGCTCTTCATGAAGTGAGTTTTCAAATTCCTTCCGGAGAATATGTCGCGATTATTGGACATACAGGTTCAGGAAAATCAACGTTATTACAGCATTTAAATGCTTTACTTCGTCCTACAAGTGGTCAAGTGGAGATTGGTAAATTTGTTATTCAATCTAATGAAAAGTCAAAAAAACTAAAAGAGATTAGACAAAAGGTCGGCATTGTGTTTCAATTTCCTGAACATCAGTTATTTGAAGAAACGGTACTTAAAGACGTTATGTATGGTCCATTAAACTTTGGAGTTCCACCTAGAGAAGCTGAGCGGAGAGCTAGGGAATATATTCAACAAGTTGGTCTTTCTGAAGAGGTTTTAACTAAGTCTCCATTTGACCTTTCGGGTGGACAAATGCGGCGCGTGGCAATTGCTGGGGTTTTAGCAATGCAGCCAGATGTTCTCGTATTAGATGAACCGACTGCAGGATTAGATCCAAGAGGAAGAAAAGAGATTATGGACATGTTTGACCTTCTTCATCAGCAAGAAAAACTTACAACTATATTGGTCACACATAGCATGGAAGATGCAGCTAAGTATGCAGAGAAGCTCATTATTATGAACAATGGACGTGTTGTTAAACAGGGAACACCACGAGAAATCTTTTCGGATGTTGAAATGCTCAAGTCGTTCGGACTAAACATTCCGGAATTTGTTAGATTTCAACATCAGTTTGAAATGAAAATGGGAAAGAAACTTCCTACTACATGCCTTTCCATTGAAGAACTTGCATCGCTTATCGCAGACATGGTCGAAAGAGGTGGTCAAGCATGA
- the rplQ gene encoding 50S ribosomal protein L17, translating into MGYRKLGRTSAQRKALLRDLATDLIISERIETTEARAKELRSVVEKMITLGKRGDLHARRQAASFIRNEVADAESNQDAVQKLFADIAPRYSERQGGYTRIMKLGPRRGDGAPMAIIELV; encoded by the coding sequence ATGGGCTACAGAAAGTTAGGACGTACTAGTGCACAACGTAAAGCGTTGCTTCGCGATTTAGCTACTGATCTAATCATCAGCGAGCGTATCGAAACAACAGAAGCTCGTGCTAAAGAACTTCGTTCTGTTGTTGAAAAAATGATTACTCTTGGTAAACGTGGCGATCTTCATGCTCGTCGTCAAGCTGCATCATTTATTCGTAACGAAGTAGCAGATGCTGAAAGCAATCAAGATGCTGTTCAAAAACTATTTGCTGATATCGCTCCACGTTACAGTGAGCGTCAAGGTGGCTACACTCGTATTATGAAACTTGGACCTCGTCGTGGTGACGGAGCACCAATGGCTATTATCGAGTTAGTATAA
- a CDS encoding energy-coupling factor ABC transporter ATP-binding protein, producing MSSSVISIQDVYFRYHSELPPALKGISLDVRKGEWLAIVGHNGSGKSTLAKMLNGLHFPQSGMVKVGEWLLNEQNIWEIRKRIGMVFQNPDNQFVGATVQDDVAFGLENYGIPFPEMKERIHHALRSVEMLDFLNQEPHHLSGGQKQRVAIAGIMALKPEIIILDESTSMLDPKGREEVIKTIRELNEQEQITIISITHDLEEARKADRLIILNEGEIFKEGTPEEIFQLDEELIQLGLDIPFAAKMSKSLKLKGLNIKHNYLTEEELVDDLWISHFKM from the coding sequence ATGTCTTCATCCGTCATTTCGATTCAAGATGTATATTTTCGTTACCACTCAGAACTACCACCTGCTTTAAAAGGCATCTCATTGGATGTTCGAAAGGGGGAATGGTTAGCGATTGTAGGACATAATGGATCAGGAAAATCGACACTGGCTAAAATGTTAAATGGTTTGCACTTTCCTCAATCAGGGATGGTGAAAGTTGGAGAATGGTTGTTAAATGAACAAAACATTTGGGAAATCAGAAAAAGGATTGGCATGGTGTTTCAAAATCCTGATAATCAGTTTGTTGGCGCAACCGTTCAGGATGATGTGGCTTTTGGTTTAGAAAACTACGGAATTCCATTTCCGGAAATGAAAGAACGAATACATCACGCATTACGTTCTGTAGAAATGCTTGATTTTCTTAATCAAGAGCCACACCATCTTTCTGGGGGACAGAAACAGCGTGTAGCTATTGCGGGAATAATGGCTTTAAAACCTGAAATAATTATTCTTGACGAATCAACTTCTATGCTAGATCCGAAAGGTCGAGAAGAAGTAATTAAGACTATACGAGAATTAAATGAACAAGAGCAGATTACGATTATCTCCATTACACATGATTTGGAAGAGGCAAGGAAAGCCGATCGTTTAATTATATTAAACGAAGGAGAAATTTTTAAAGAAGGAACACCAGAAGAGATTTTTCAACTTGATGAGGAATTAATTCAGCTAGGGTTAGACATCCCATTTGCTGCAAAAATGAGCAAATCCTTAAAATTAAAAGGTTTAAACATAAAACACAACTATTTAACCGAAGAAGAATTGGTGGATGATTTATGGATATCACACTTCAAAATGTAA
- a CDS encoding DNA-directed RNA polymerase subunit alpha, whose product MIEIEKPKIETVEVSDDAKFGKFVVEPLERGYGTTLGNSLRRILLSSLPGAAVTSIQIDGVLHEFSTIAGVVEDVTSIILNIKKLALKIYSDEEKTLEIDVQGEGSVTAADITHDSDVEILNPDLHIATLSSNSHFRMRLSAQRGRGYTPADHNKREDLPIGVIPIDSIYTPVSRVNYQVENTRVGQMTNYDKLSLDVWTDGSIGPKEAISLGAKILTEHLNIFVGLTDEAQNAEIMVEKEEDQKEKVLEMTIEELDLSVRSYNCLKRAGINTVQELANKSEEDMMKVRNLGRKSLEEVKAKLDELGLGLRKDD is encoded by the coding sequence ATGATTGAAATTGAAAAGCCAAAAATCGAAACGGTTGAGGTTAGCGATGATGCTAAGTTTGGGAAGTTCGTCGTAGAACCACTAGAGCGTGGATATGGAACAACTTTGGGTAACTCCTTACGTCGTATCTTACTATCTTCACTCCCAGGTGCTGCTGTCACATCGATTCAAATAGATGGTGTACTGCATGAATTCTCAACAATTGCCGGCGTCGTTGAAGATGTTACATCTATCATTCTTAATATTAAAAAACTAGCGTTAAAAATCTACTCTGATGAAGAAAAAACGCTTGAAATTGATGTTCAAGGTGAAGGTAGCGTAACGGCTGCTGATATTACACATGATAGTGATGTTGAAATCTTAAATCCTGATTTACACATTGCTACTTTGTCTAGCAACAGCCATTTTCGTATGCGTTTATCGGCACAAAGAGGCCGTGGCTATACACCAGCCGATCACAATAAGCGCGAAGATCTTCCAATCGGCGTAATCCCAATCGACTCTATTTACACTCCAGTTTCACGCGTAAACTATCAAGTAGAAAATACTCGTGTTGGCCAGATGACTAATTATGACAAACTCTCTCTTGATGTTTGGACTGATGGAAGTATTGGACCAAAAGAGGCGATTTCTTTAGGTGCAAAAATCCTTACTGAACATTTAAATATCTTTGTTGGCTTAACAGATGAGGCGCAAAACGCTGAAATCATGGTTGAAAAAGAAGAGGACCAAAAAGAAAAGGTTCTTGAAATGACTATTGAAGAGTTAGACCTTTCTGTTCGTTCGTATAATTGCTTGAAACGTGCTGGAATCAACACTGTTCAAGAGTTAGCGAATAAGTCAGAAGAAGATATGATGAAAGTTCGTAATTTAGGACGTAAATCACTAGAGGAAGTAAAAGCAAAGCTTGATGAATTAGGCTTAGGTTTACGTAAAGATGACTGA